The Streptomyces spororaveus genome includes a region encoding these proteins:
- a CDS encoding alpha/beta fold hydrolase: MPIKTIDHEVKHPSTLPVNEGEVIKLFVRERDGTKNPTKRTAVLMLHGRSVPVLPGADLGTGEYNWMLFLAKAGFDVFAMDLQGHGRSPRPAVMNEPCNTNATQQSKLLLDGHPLPGPCTPPYAKHLGDSAGDWAEVHTVVEYIKAERGVEKVALFGWSAASVALGPYAIQHPENVSSLFLLAPVFRPDGPESKPGTKWARPDALPPPPSLWNFPMNITGRQGFGEAWDKELGCGDEQREEGMVDTVWAAIMENDVVGRNWGPPVSGVPSGVLRFRNPFWWGWTKAGAKVDNVLGHKVPVLIVVGEHDKTVNSAPGTNPFLSVTELYKAIPGPRKMHFEVACAGHQIPWERVVKHVHHLSRKWLKHTEIDGHTKGTFYMDTDGDYTEQAL, from the coding sequence ATGCCGATCAAGACGATCGACCACGAGGTCAAGCACCCCTCCACACTCCCCGTCAACGAGGGCGAGGTGATCAAACTCTTCGTCCGGGAGCGTGACGGGACGAAGAATCCCACCAAGCGCACGGCCGTCCTGATGCTGCACGGCCGCAGCGTCCCCGTACTGCCCGGCGCGGACCTGGGCACCGGCGAGTACAACTGGATGCTGTTCCTCGCCAAGGCGGGCTTCGACGTCTTCGCCATGGACCTCCAGGGCCACGGCCGCTCGCCGCGGCCGGCGGTCATGAACGAGCCCTGCAACACCAACGCCACCCAGCAGTCGAAGCTCCTGCTCGACGGTCACCCGCTGCCGGGCCCCTGTACGCCCCCGTACGCCAAGCACCTCGGCGACTCCGCCGGAGACTGGGCCGAAGTCCACACCGTCGTGGAGTACATCAAGGCCGAGCGCGGCGTGGAGAAGGTCGCCCTCTTCGGCTGGTCCGCCGCCTCGGTGGCCTTGGGCCCGTACGCCATCCAGCACCCGGAGAACGTCTCCAGCCTGTTCCTCCTCGCCCCGGTCTTCCGGCCGGACGGACCCGAGAGCAAGCCCGGCACCAAGTGGGCGCGGCCGGACGCGCTGCCGCCGCCGCCCTCCCTGTGGAACTTCCCGATGAACATCACCGGCCGGCAGGGTTTCGGTGAGGCCTGGGACAAGGAACTCGGCTGCGGCGACGAGCAGCGCGAGGAGGGCATGGTCGACACCGTGTGGGCGGCGATCATGGAGAACGACGTGGTGGGCCGCAACTGGGGGCCGCCGGTGTCCGGCGTCCCCTCGGGCGTGCTGCGCTTCCGCAACCCCTTCTGGTGGGGCTGGACCAAAGCCGGTGCCAAGGTGGACAACGTCCTCGGCCACAAGGTGCCGGTGCTCATCGTCGTCGGCGAGCACGACAAGACGGTGAACAGCGCTCCGGGCACCAACCCCTTCCTCTCGGTCACCGAGCTCTACAAGGCCATCCCGGGGCCGAGGAAGATGCACTTCGAGGTCGCCTGCGCGGGCCACCAGATCCCCTGGGAGCGGGTGGTCAAGCACGTCCACCACCTGTCCCGGAAGTGGCTCAAGCACACCGAGATCGACGGCCACACGAAGGGCACCTTCTACATGGACACGGACGGCGACTACACCGAGCAAGCGCTCTGA
- the dxs gene encoding 1-deoxy-D-xylulose-5-phosphate synthase, with translation MLLTRIKGPRDLDRLSQEELDQLAAEIRSFLVDAVSKTGGHLGPNLGVVELTIALHRVFESPKDKVLFDTGHQAYVHKLLTGRQDFAGLRTKNGLSGYPSRAESDHDVIENSHASTVLGWADGLAKANEVLGREDHHVAAVIGDGALTGGMAWEALNNIAAAKDRPLVIVVNDNERSYGPTIGGLANHLATLRTTDGYERFLARGKEILERTPVVGKPLFETLHGAKKGLKDFIAPQGMFEDLGLKYIGPIDGHDIEALESALQRAKRFSGPVIVHCLTQKGRGYTPALEHEADRFHAVGVIHPDTGLPVKTAAASWTSVFADEMVKLGHEREDIVGITAAMLHPVGLNKFAEAFPNRIYDVGIAEQHGATSAAGLATGGVHPVFAVYATFLNRAFDQVLMDVALHKCGVTFVLDRAGVTGDDGASHNGMWDMSILQVVPGLRLAAPRDAEQLRAQLREAVEVKDAPTVVRYSKGVVGPAVPAVGRIGGMDVLRAPGAEVTRPDVLLVSVGALAPMCLEIADLLDKQGISTTVVDPRWVKPVDEALAPLADRHRVVVTVEDNGRTGGVGAAVSQALRDAGVDVPLRDFGIPQRFLDHALRKEIMAEIGLTAPDIARQVTGLVAKLDGRYDSEPAAAVD, from the coding sequence GTGCTGCTGACCCGCATCAAGGGACCGCGCGATCTGGACCGGCTCAGCCAGGAGGAGCTCGACCAGCTCGCGGCAGAGATCAGGTCCTTCCTCGTCGACGCCGTCTCCAAGACCGGCGGGCACCTCGGCCCCAACCTCGGCGTGGTCGAACTGACGATCGCCCTGCACCGGGTCTTCGAATCGCCCAAGGACAAGGTCCTCTTCGACACCGGCCACCAGGCCTACGTCCACAAGCTGCTCACGGGCCGCCAGGACTTCGCCGGCCTGCGCACCAAGAACGGCCTGTCGGGATACCCCTCGCGCGCCGAGTCCGACCACGACGTGATCGAGAACTCGCACGCCTCCACCGTGCTCGGCTGGGCCGACGGCCTGGCCAAGGCCAACGAGGTGCTGGGCCGCGAGGACCACCACGTCGCCGCCGTCATCGGCGACGGCGCGCTGACCGGTGGCATGGCCTGGGAGGCGCTGAACAACATCGCCGCCGCCAAGGACCGCCCCCTCGTCATCGTCGTCAACGACAACGAGCGCTCGTACGGCCCCACCATCGGCGGCCTCGCCAACCACCTGGCCACCCTGCGCACCACGGACGGCTACGAGCGCTTCCTGGCCCGCGGCAAGGAGATCCTGGAGCGCACCCCGGTCGTCGGGAAGCCGCTCTTCGAGACCCTGCACGGCGCCAAGAAGGGCCTCAAGGACTTCATCGCCCCGCAGGGCATGTTCGAGGACCTCGGGCTCAAGTACATCGGGCCCATCGACGGCCACGACATCGAGGCCCTGGAGTCCGCCCTGCAGCGCGCCAAGCGCTTCAGCGGCCCGGTCATCGTGCACTGCCTCACCCAGAAGGGCCGCGGCTACACCCCGGCCCTGGAGCACGAGGCGGACCGCTTCCACGCGGTCGGCGTGATCCACCCGGACACCGGCCTGCCGGTGAAGACCGCCGCGGCGAGCTGGACCTCCGTCTTCGCCGACGAGATGGTCAAGCTCGGCCACGAGCGCGAGGACATCGTCGGCATCACCGCCGCCATGCTCCACCCGGTCGGCCTCAACAAGTTCGCCGAGGCCTTCCCGAACCGCATCTACGACGTGGGCATCGCCGAGCAGCACGGCGCCACCTCGGCGGCGGGCCTGGCCACCGGCGGGGTCCACCCGGTCTTCGCGGTGTACGCGACCTTCCTCAACCGCGCCTTCGACCAGGTCCTGATGGACGTGGCCCTGCACAAGTGCGGGGTCACCTTCGTCCTGGACCGCGCCGGTGTCACCGGTGACGACGGCGCCTCCCACAACGGCATGTGGGACATGTCGATCCTGCAGGTCGTGCCCGGCCTGCGGCTCGCCGCCCCGCGCGACGCCGAGCAGCTGCGCGCCCAGCTGCGCGAGGCCGTCGAGGTCAAGGACGCCCCGACCGTCGTGCGCTACTCCAAGGGCGTCGTCGGCCCGGCCGTCCCGGCCGTCGGCCGGATCGGCGGGATGGACGTCCTGCGGGCCCCGGGCGCCGAGGTCACCCGTCCGGACGTACTGCTCGTGTCGGTCGGCGCACTCGCCCCGATGTGCCTGGAGATCGCCGACCTGCTGGACAAGCAGGGCATCTCCACGACCGTGGTCGACCCCCGCTGGGTCAAGCCCGTGGACGAGGCCCTGGCCCCGCTCGCGGACCGGCACCGCGTGGTCGTCACCGTCGAGGACAACGGCCGCACCGGTGGTGTGGGCGCCGCCGTCTCGCAGGCCCTGCGGGACGCGGGCGTCGACGTACCGCTGCGCGACTTCGGCATCCCGCAGCGCTTCCTCGACCACGCCCTCCGCAAGGAGATCATGGCCGAGATCGGCCTGACCGCGCCGGACATCGCCCGGCAGGTCACCGGCCTCGTCGCCAAGCTGGACGGCCGCTACGACAGCGAGCCGGCCGCCGCCGTCGACTAG
- a CDS encoding sugar ABC transporter permease, with protein MDKGPVDQQEHVDPVNPAAAHDAIPAVDPRLLVREEGLAGYVGEFKRKMKAGDLGSLPVVIGLIVIWSIFQGLNSNFLSPENLTNIAITMTGTGMIAIGIIFVLLLGEIDLSVGSVSGVSGAIVAVLAVTHGVNEWLAILAAVVGGALIGCIHGFFFAKVGAPAFAVTLSGLLFWLGAMLQILGSNGTINIDSDGVVGQLTTYFFSDVAVAYGLAALAVVGYFLASFLDARRREAAGMPSRPLAEILLRTGLLALCTFGPAVLFNQYKGLPLAVVLFLLALVVTDFLLRRTTFGRNVFALGGSVEASRRAGINVTRIRITVFAISSTFAAIGGLFWASKIAAANQSAGAGDLLMNVIAAAVIGGTSLFGGRGRTWNALLGVMVIVSIQYGLALEGIATPIQYMITGAVLLATVVIDSVTRKTQKTAGRA; from the coding sequence CTGGACAAGGGCCCCGTCGACCAGCAGGAGCACGTCGACCCGGTCAACCCCGCGGCCGCGCACGACGCGATCCCGGCCGTGGACCCCCGCCTCCTCGTCCGCGAGGAGGGCCTCGCCGGGTACGTGGGCGAGTTCAAGCGGAAGATGAAGGCGGGCGACCTGGGATCCCTCCCGGTCGTCATCGGTCTGATCGTCATCTGGTCGATCTTCCAGGGGCTGAACTCGAACTTCCTCTCCCCGGAGAACCTCACCAACATCGCGATCACGATGACCGGCACCGGCATGATCGCCATCGGCATCATCTTCGTGCTGCTGCTCGGCGAGATCGACCTCTCGGTCGGCTCGGTCAGCGGTGTCTCGGGCGCGATCGTCGCCGTCCTCGCCGTCACCCACGGCGTGAACGAATGGCTGGCCATCCTCGCGGCCGTGGTGGGAGGCGCCCTGATCGGCTGCATCCACGGCTTCTTCTTCGCCAAGGTCGGGGCCCCGGCCTTCGCCGTCACCCTGTCGGGCCTGCTCTTCTGGCTCGGCGCGATGCTCCAGATCCTCGGCAGCAACGGCACGATCAACATCGACTCCGACGGCGTGGTCGGCCAGCTGACCACGTACTTCTTCTCGGACGTGGCCGTCGCCTACGGGCTGGCCGCGCTCGCGGTGGTCGGCTACTTCCTGGCCTCCTTCCTCGACGCGAGGCGCCGCGAGGCCGCCGGGATGCCCTCCCGGCCGCTCGCCGAGATCCTGCTGCGCACCGGCCTGCTCGCGCTGTGCACCTTCGGTCCCGCCGTGCTGTTCAACCAGTACAAGGGCCTGCCGCTCGCGGTGGTGCTCTTCCTGCTGGCCCTGGTGGTCACGGACTTCCTGCTGCGCCGCACGACCTTCGGGCGAAACGTTTTCGCACTGGGTGGCAGCGTCGAGGCCTCCCGCCGCGCGGGCATCAACGTCACCCGCATCCGGATCACGGTCTTCGCGATCTCCAGCACCTTCGCCGCCATCGGCGGTCTGTTCTGGGCCTCCAAGATCGCGGCGGCCAACCAGAGCGCCGGCGCCGGCGACCTGCTGATGAACGTGATCGCGGCGGCCGTCATCGGCGGCACCAGCCTCTTCGGCGGCCGGGGCCGGACCTGGAACGCCCTCCTCGGCGTCATGGTCATCGTCTCGATCCAGTACGGTCTGGCCCTGGAAGGCATTGCGACGCCGATCCAGTACATGATCACCGGCGCGGTGCTGCTGGCGACCGTGGTGATCGACTCGGTGACGCGCAAGACCCAGAAGACGGCCGGCCGCGCCTGA
- a CDS encoding thiolase family protein yields the protein MPRTVRDVVFVDGVRTPFGKAGPKGIYHETRADDLVVKAIRELLRRNPDLDPKKIDEVAIAATTQIGDQGLTLGRTAGILAGLPQSVPGYSIDRMCAGALTAVTAVAGGVAFGAYDVALAGGVEHMGRHPMGEGVDPNPRFVSEKLVDESALFMGMTAENLHDRYPTITKLRADEYAVRSQEKAAKAYADGKIQQDLVPISVRNTNEAAGETGWGLVTTDEPMRPGTTLENLAGLKTPFRTHGRVTAGNAAGLNDGATAAIIASEDFARENNLPVKMRLVSYSFAGVEPEVMGYGPIPATEKALAQAGLTIEDIGLFEVNEAFAVQVLAFLEHYGIADDDARVNQYGGAIAFGHPLASSGVRLMTQLARQFEEQPHVRYGLTTMCVGFGMGATVIWENPNFNAEGDSK from the coding sequence GTGCCTCGTACCGTCAGGGACGTCGTCTTCGTCGACGGCGTCCGCACCCCGTTCGGCAAGGCGGGCCCGAAGGGCATCTACCACGAGACCCGCGCCGACGACCTCGTCGTGAAGGCGATCCGGGAGCTGCTGCGCCGCAACCCGGACCTGGACCCCAAGAAGATCGACGAGGTCGCCATCGCCGCGACCACGCAGATCGGCGACCAGGGCCTCACGCTGGGCCGTACCGCCGGCATTCTCGCGGGCCTCCCGCAGTCCGTACCGGGCTACTCCATCGACCGCATGTGCGCCGGCGCGCTGACCGCCGTGACCGCCGTCGCGGGCGGTGTGGCCTTCGGTGCCTACGACGTCGCCCTCGCCGGCGGTGTCGAGCACATGGGCCGCCACCCCATGGGCGAGGGCGTGGACCCGAACCCGCGCTTCGTCTCCGAGAAGCTGGTCGACGAGTCCGCCCTGTTCATGGGCATGACCGCCGAGAACCTGCACGACCGGTACCCGACGATCACCAAGCTCCGCGCCGACGAGTACGCCGTGCGCTCGCAGGAGAAGGCCGCCAAGGCGTACGCCGACGGCAAGATCCAGCAGGACCTGGTCCCGATCTCGGTGCGCAACACCAACGAGGCGGCCGGTGAGACGGGCTGGGGCCTGGTCACCACCGACGAGCCGATGCGCCCGGGCACCACGCTGGAGAACCTGGCCGGCCTGAAGACCCCGTTCCGTACGCACGGCCGGGTCACCGCGGGCAACGCCGCCGGTCTCAACGACGGTGCCACCGCCGCGATCATCGCGTCCGAGGACTTCGCCCGGGAGAACAACCTCCCGGTCAAGATGCGCCTGGTCTCGTACTCCTTCGCGGGTGTCGAGCCCGAGGTCATGGGCTACGGCCCGATCCCGGCCACCGAGAAGGCCCTGGCCCAGGCCGGCCTGACGATCGAGGACATAGGCCTCTTCGAGGTCAACGAGGCCTTCGCGGTCCAGGTCCTCGCGTTCCTGGAGCACTACGGCATCGCCGACGACGACGCCCGCGTCAACCAGTACGGCGGCGCCATCGCCTTCGGTCACCCGCTCGCCTCCTCGGGCGTGCGCCTGATGACGCAGCTGGCCCGTCAGTTCGAGGAGCAGCCGCACGTCCGCTACGGCCTGACCACCATGTGCGTCGGCTTCGGCATGGGCGCCACGGTCATCTGGGAGAACCCGAACTTCAACGCCGAGGGAGACTCCAAGTGA
- a CDS encoding LCP family protein, with protein sequence MTEKHARPKRRRRVLRITLLLVAVLILGTAGAGWWAYSHLNSNIDSVDLDQAIGDNRPKKVVANAQNILVLGSDSRAGANADLDHGDVSGARSDTAMLVHIPEGRAKATAVSIPRDTLITRPECKDGKGKTLPSAKRVMFNSVYSLAGPACVVNTVEQMSGVRVDHFVEVDFAGFKGLVDALGGVTVTLDKPMSGAKGGLKLDAGTHRLNGTDSLKFVRTRYGYGDGSDLGRIGLQQQFMMAMLSEIKKQDALGNPARLYKLADAGTKSLTTDSDLASLTALSDFAQSMKGVDPDTMETIMLPVAYDKVDPNRVIVAEPQATQLWEALRTDQKVPASAKNSPAKG encoded by the coding sequence ATGACGGAAAAGCACGCGCGGCCCAAGCGCCGCCGCCGCGTTCTGCGGATCACCCTGCTGCTGGTCGCCGTGCTGATCCTGGGCACGGCCGGGGCCGGCTGGTGGGCCTACAGCCACCTGAACTCCAACATCGACAGCGTCGACCTGGACCAGGCGATCGGTGACAACCGGCCCAAGAAGGTCGTCGCGAACGCCCAGAACATCCTGGTGCTCGGCTCGGACTCGCGGGCCGGGGCCAATGCCGATCTCGACCACGGCGATGTCAGCGGCGCCCGCTCGGACACCGCGATGCTGGTGCACATACCCGAGGGCCGGGCCAAGGCGACCGCGGTGAGCATCCCCCGCGACACCCTGATCACCCGGCCCGAGTGCAAGGACGGCAAGGGCAAGACCCTCCCGTCCGCCAAGCGGGTCATGTTCAACTCCGTGTACTCGCTCGCCGGTCCGGCCTGTGTGGTCAACACGGTCGAGCAGATGTCCGGCGTCCGCGTGGACCACTTCGTCGAGGTCGACTTCGCCGGTTTCAAGGGCCTGGTCGACGCGCTGGGCGGGGTCACCGTCACCCTGGACAAGCCGATGAGCGGCGCCAAGGGCGGCCTCAAGCTGGACGCGGGCACGCACCGGCTGAACGGCACCGACTCGCTCAAGTTCGTCCGTACCCGGTACGGCTACGGCGACGGCAGCGACCTCGGCCGCATCGGGCTGCAGCAGCAGTTCATGATGGCCATGCTGTCCGAGATCAAGAAGCAGGACGCCCTCGGCAACCCCGCGCGGCTGTACAAGCTCGCGGACGCCGGGACCAAGTCGCTGACCACCGACTCCGACCTCGCCTCGCTCACCGCGCTGTCCGACTTCGCGCAGAGCATGAAGGGCGTCGACCCGGACACGATGGAGACCATCATGCTCCCGGTCGCCTACGACAAGGTGGACCCGAACCGCGTGATCGTGGCGGAGCCGCAGGCCACCCAGCTGTGGGAGGCCCTGCGCACCGACCAGAAGGTCCCGGCCTCGGCGAAGAACTCCCCCGCCAAGGGCTGA
- a CDS encoding 3-hydroxyacyl-CoA dehydrogenase NAD-binding domain-containing protein translates to MSTTAELLKGAAELFPDEVVTSAHVRHLDLPFGAGRFALITLDNGFDHTKPTTFGPQSLANLNAAIDQVEQEAIAGSIVGAGITGKPFIFAVGADLKGVELLKKHDEALAIGKGGHDVFKRLSALAVPTFAYYNGAAMGGGVEVGLHCSYRTVSKAIPAFSLPEVFLGLVPGWGGCAILPNLIGAERAVSVIIENSLNQNKQLRGKQVFDLGIADALFEGADFLEQSLLWTANVLNGTTEVVRDEIDRGEAWDAAVAKGRFIADSKVHGAAPAAYRALDIIAAAKSGDLQAGFDAEDTALADLIMGGELRSGIYAFNLVQKRAKRPAGAPDKSLARPVTKVGVVGAGLMASQLALLFLRRLEVPVVLTDIDQERVDKGVGYVHAEIQKLLGKGRINQDKANRLTALVTGVLDKAEGFADADFIIEAVFEEMSVKQKVFAEVEAVAPAHAILATNTSSLSVSEMASKLQHPERVVGFHFFNPVAILPLLEIVRGEQTDDASLATAFGVAKKLKKTAVLTKDAPAFVVNRILTRFMGEIQNVIDEGTPVVTAEKAIEPLGLPMSPLVLLELVGPAIGLHVSETLNRAFPERFTVSPNLAAVVKAGKRGFYVYDSGKPELDPEVAALLVQGDVVLTEEQVRDRVLDAVAQEIGLMLEEGVVAEAQDIDLCLITGAGWPFHLGGITPYLDREGVSERVNGKKFLAPGLASIPA, encoded by the coding sequence GTGAGCACCACCGCTGAGCTCCTGAAGGGCGCGGCCGAGCTGTTCCCGGACGAGGTCGTCACGTCCGCGCACGTCCGCCACCTGGACCTGCCGTTCGGCGCCGGGCGCTTCGCGCTCATCACGCTGGACAACGGCTTCGACCACACCAAGCCGACCACCTTCGGCCCGCAGTCCCTCGCCAACCTGAACGCGGCGATCGACCAGGTCGAGCAGGAGGCCATCGCGGGCTCCATCGTCGGCGCGGGCATCACCGGCAAGCCGTTCATCTTCGCGGTCGGCGCCGACCTCAAGGGCGTCGAGCTGCTGAAGAAGCACGACGAGGCGCTCGCCATCGGCAAGGGCGGCCACGACGTCTTCAAGCGCCTCTCGGCGCTGGCGGTCCCGACCTTCGCGTACTACAACGGCGCGGCCATGGGCGGAGGCGTCGAGGTCGGTCTGCACTGCTCCTACCGCACCGTCTCGAAGGCCATCCCGGCCTTCTCGCTGCCCGAGGTCTTCCTCGGCCTGGTTCCCGGCTGGGGCGGCTGCGCCATCCTGCCGAACCTGATCGGCGCCGAGCGCGCGGTCTCGGTGATCATCGAGAACTCGCTCAACCAGAACAAGCAGCTGCGCGGCAAGCAGGTCTTCGACCTGGGCATCGCGGACGCGCTGTTCGAGGGCGCGGACTTCCTGGAGCAGTCGCTCCTGTGGACCGCGAACGTCCTGAACGGCACCACCGAGGTCGTCCGCGACGAGATCGACCGCGGCGAGGCCTGGGACGCGGCCGTCGCCAAGGGCCGCTTCATCGCGGACTCCAAGGTGCACGGCGCCGCTCCGGCCGCCTACCGCGCGCTGGACATCATCGCCGCGGCCAAGTCGGGCGACCTGCAGGCCGGCTTCGACGCCGAGGACACGGCCCTGGCCGACCTCATCATGGGCGGCGAGCTGCGCTCGGGCATCTACGCCTTCAACCTGGTCCAGAAGCGCGCCAAGCGCCCGGCCGGTGCCCCGGACAAGTCCCTGGCCCGTCCGGTCACCAAGGTCGGCGTCGTCGGCGCGGGCCTGATGGCCTCCCAGCTGGCGCTGCTCTTCCTGCGCCGCCTGGAGGTGCCGGTGGTCCTCACCGACATCGACCAGGAGCGCGTGGACAAGGGTGTGGGCTACGTCCACGCCGAGATCCAGAAGCTGCTCGGCAAGGGCCGCATCAACCAGGACAAGGCCAACCGCCTGACCGCCCTGGTGACCGGTGTCCTGGACAAGGCCGAGGGCTTCGCGGACGCGGACTTCATCATCGAGGCCGTGTTCGAGGAGATGTCCGTCAAGCAGAAGGTGTTCGCGGAGGTCGAGGCGGTCGCCCCGGCGCACGCGATCCTCGCCACCAACACCTCCTCGCTGTCGGTGTCGGAGATGGCCTCGAAGCTCCAGCACCCGGAGCGCGTGGTCGGCTTCCACTTCTTCAACCCGGTCGCGATCCTCCCCCTGCTGGAGATCGTCCGCGGTGAGCAGACCGACGACGCCTCGCTGGCCACGGCCTTCGGTGTCGCCAAGAAGCTGAAGAAGACCGCGGTCCTCACCAAGGACGCCCCGGCGTTCGTCGTGAACCGCATCCTGACCCGCTTCATGGGCGAGATCCAGAACGTCATCGACGAGGGCACCCCGGTGGTCACGGCGGAGAAGGCCATCGAGCCGCTCGGCCTGCCGATGTCCCCGCTGGTGCTCCTGGAGCTCGTGGGCCCGGCGATCGGTCTGCACGTCTCCGAGACCCTGAACCGCGCCTTCCCGGAGCGCTTCACCGTCTCCCCGAACCTTGCGGCGGTCGTCAAGGCCGGCAAGCGCGGCTTCTACGTCTACGATTCCGGCAAGCCGGAGCTGGACCCCGAGGTCGCCGCGCTCCTGGTCCAGGGCGATGTCGTCCTGACCGAGGAGCAGGTCCGCGACCGCGTCCTGGACGCGGTGGCGCAGGAGATCGGCCTGATGCTGGAGGAGGGTGTCGTGGCCGAGGCCCAGGACATCGACCTCTGCCTCATCACGGGCGCCGGCTGGCCCTTCCACCTGGGCGGCATCACGCCGTACCTGGACCGTGAGGGCGTCTCGGAGCGCGTCAACGGCAAGAAGTTCCTCGCCCCCGGCCTCGCGAGCATCCCGGCCTAG
- a CDS encoding amino acid permease: MSKDLNSPFRTKTVEQSIRDTEEPEHALRKSLSAWDLTVFGVGVIIGTGIFVLTGIAARNNAGPATALAFVAAGIVCALAALCYAEFASTVPVAGSAYTFSYASIGELPAWIIGWDLVLEFALGTAVVAVGWSGYVRHLMDTNLGWTLPTSLSGPDVPGGHFDLLAFLLVLVLTWILVVGTKLSARITAVVVAIKVTVVLLVIVAGLFFIKADNYSPFIPPAQPRAEGVSGWHSPLVQLMFGYEPTNFGVMGIFTAASLIFFAFIGFDVVATAAEETKNPQRDMPRGILGSLLVCTVLYVAVTLVVTGMQKYSEMSPTAPLAEAFKSVNQPFFSGAISLGAAVGLITVCMILLLGQTRVFFAMSRDGLLPRVFSVTHPKYRTPYRATMLLGGIIAVVAGFTSLETLAELVNIGTLFAFVVVALGVIVLRKTRPDLHRSFRTPWVPFVPIVSIAASLWLMLNLPAETWLRFGIWMVIGIIVYFAYGYRNSRLHKVGQNAEF; encoded by the coding sequence GTGAGCAAGGATCTGAACAGCCCATTCCGTACCAAGACGGTGGAGCAGTCCATCCGCGACACGGAGGAGCCGGAACACGCGCTCCGGAAGTCGCTTTCCGCGTGGGACCTCACGGTCTTCGGTGTGGGCGTCATCATCGGCACCGGCATCTTCGTCCTCACGGGCATCGCCGCCCGGAACAATGCCGGTCCCGCCACCGCCCTGGCCTTCGTGGCCGCGGGCATCGTCTGCGCCCTCGCGGCGCTCTGCTACGCCGAGTTCGCGTCCACCGTCCCGGTGGCCGGGTCGGCGTACACGTTCTCGTACGCCTCGATCGGCGAGCTGCCCGCCTGGATCATCGGCTGGGACCTGGTGCTGGAATTCGCACTCGGTACGGCTGTCGTCGCGGTCGGCTGGTCCGGGTACGTACGCCACCTCATGGACACCAACCTGGGCTGGACGCTTCCGACGTCCCTGTCCGGCCCCGATGTCCCCGGCGGACACTTCGACCTGTTGGCGTTCCTGCTGGTCCTGGTGCTGACGTGGATCCTGGTCGTCGGGACGAAGCTCTCGGCCCGCATCACCGCGGTCGTCGTCGCCATCAAGGTCACGGTCGTGCTGCTGGTCATCGTCGCGGGCCTGTTCTTCATCAAGGCCGACAACTACTCGCCGTTCATCCCGCCGGCCCAGCCACGGGCCGAGGGCGTCAGCGGTTGGCACTCGCCGCTGGTCCAGTTGATGTTCGGCTACGAGCCCACGAACTTCGGCGTCATGGGCATCTTCACGGCGGCCTCGCTCATCTTCTTCGCCTTCATCGGCTTCGACGTGGTGGCGACGGCGGCCGAGGAGACCAAGAACCCCCAACGGGACATGCCGCGTGGCATCCTCGGTTCGCTGCTGGTCTGCACCGTGCTCTACGTCGCCGTGACCCTGGTGGTCACCGGCATGCAGAAGTACTCGGAGATGTCCCCGACCGCGCCGCTCGCCGAAGCGTTCAAATCGGTGAACCAGCCGTTCTTCTCGGGTGCCATCAGCCTCGGCGCGGCCGTCGGCCTGATCACCGTGTGCATGATCCTGCTGCTCGGCCAGACCCGCGTGTTCTTCGCGATGAGCCGTGACGGACTGCTGCCGCGCGTCTTCTCCGTCACCCACCCGAAGTACCGCACCCCGTACCGGGCGACCATGCTGCTCGGCGGCATCATCGCCGTCGTCGCGGGCTTCACCAGCCTGGAAACGCTTGCGGAACTGGTGAACATCGGCACGCTGTTCGCCTTCGTGGTGGTCGCCCTCGGCGTGATCGTCCTGCGCAAGACCCGCCCCGACCTGCACCGGTCCTTCCGCACCCCGTGGGTGCCCTTCGTCCCGATCGTGTCGATCGCGGCCTCCCTCTGGCTGATGCTCAACCTGCCGGCCGAGACCTGGCTGCGCTTCGGCATCTGGATGGTCATCGGCATCATCGTCTACTTCGCCTACGGCTACCGGAACAGCCGTCTGCACAAGGTCGGCCAGAACGCGGAGTTCTGA